Part of the Spiroplasma endosymbiont of Poecilobothrus nobilitatus genome is shown below.
ATTTGCCCAATCAACAGCACTATCACCACCACCAAGAATAACAATTTTCTTGTTTGCTAAAAGGGCTGGGTTTTTAACAGCATATCATAAGTTTTCATATTCTTGGTGAGGATCAATATGTTCTAGACGAATAGGGGTAAAAACACCATTTCCACTTGTAATTAAAATTGTTTTAACTGTAAATGTTTGGTTAGTTGTTAAAGTAATAGTAAATCCATCAGTTTTTTCAAGGATATTACTAATGTTAGTTTTACCAATGTATGTTATTTGCTCCGTATTTTTTTTTGCTTGGTTAATTAAATTCTCAATAAATGTTTTAGTTTTAATTTCGCCAAATCCGGGCATATCATATAATGGTTTTTCTGGATATAATTCTCATGGTTGTCCACCAGGAGTATCGTTTCCTTCAATTATATAGCCACTTAATCCTAACATGCCAGCACAACTCCAAGCATATAAACCAACCGGCCCAGCCCCAATAATTAAAATATCTTTCATTTATTTATAACAACCTTTCTAATTTTTCTGCACTTTAATTATTACATATTTTTCTAAAAGTCTAGCACAATAATTAATTCCTAGATATAATTATAAAAGAGAGTGAAATATTGATGAAAATAATTGTTAAAAATGAGATAGCAACAAAACTTTTAGCTGAAAAAATTGCTCTGTTTTTACATCCTAATTTATGCTTATTATTAGATGGACCGTTAGCCGCCGGGAAAACAACTTTTACAAAATATTTATTAAAAGCGTTAGGGGTGACTACTCCTGTTACTTCACCAACGTTTTTAATTATGCAACAATATACGACAAATCAGCAAGTTATTGTTAACCATATGGATTGCTATCGATTGTTAGGTTTAGAACAAGAAGAAAAATGAGAAATGTATTTTGAACATTTTTCTGATAGTATTAATATCATTGAATGACCAGCGGTAATTAGTAACCAGTTAAGTTCAAAGTACGAGGTAATTAAAATTACCATTAAGATAATTAATGAGGATGAACGAATTTTTACCATTAAAACCAACAATAAACATTTACAAAGCGCATTAGGAAAAGAGGGATAAGATGTTAAATCTATTTATTGATACTAGTACTGATTTTTTAATTTTAATTTTAGAACAAAAGCAAAAAATCATTGGTCAAGTTTACCAAAACCATGCTCGTCGTCATACTGAAGCAACATTACCAGCAATTAAACAGTTATTAGGTCAGCATCAATTAAAATTAAAAGACATTAATAATTTTTATTTAACAACTGGTCCAGGTAGTTATACTGGCGTTCGTATTCCAATGACAATTGTGAAAACAGTTAAAGTAATTAATCCGGCGATTAATGTTTATACAATTAATACATTGCTTTATCAGGCCGGGCTAGATAATGTTGTTTCAATGCTTGATGCTCGGAGTGGAAAACGGTATTTTGCGGTAATTAGTAATGATGTAGAAGTGATTCCAAGGCAAGTTATTGATTATGAAACTTGTATTGAAATTACAAAGCAATTTCCAGGTTATGAGTTTCGTTATGATTTACAAGAAATTGATTTTGTTCAAAATTATTTTGTTCTAAAAAAGCATTTTACATTAGTTGAAGATATTTTTGCTTTAGAGCCACAGTATTTAAAAAAGGATTGAAGTTAAATGGTTATTTTAAAACCAGTTAATAATAGTGATGCTTTATTATTATTTTTATTAGAACAAGAAAATTATCCACACAATTATTATAAATATCGTAATTTAATTCAAATGATTAATAACACAAATTATCTTGTTTATAAATTAATTGTCAAAAATAATCTCTATGGTTATTTTATTTTAATGTATAGTGGGGATGATTTTCAATTAATACGATTAACAGTTAAAAAGCGTTATCACCATCAAGGTTATGGCCAACAAATGTTAAAATATATTCTAACACATTTTTCATATCAACAAATCTTTTTATAAGTTGGAATGGCAACACTTTTTAGGACACTTTTTATATGGACATTTGTTTTCTAAAAGTAACTGGAGATAAATAATTTAAACTGCCATGAATTCGAATATTGTTATATCAATGCACAAAATCAAAAAGTTCGTATTTTAATTGTGTTAAATTTTTAAATTTTTTACCCTTAATAAATTCAGTTTTAAAAGTTTTGTAAGTTGTTTCAGCCACAGCATTATCATAAGGGCAGCCTTTATTGCTTAATGATCTTTTAATATTAAAAGTTATTAAAATTTCATCAATGATTTTATTTTTAAACTCATTACCACAATCAGTATGAAATAGAGTTATTTGATTTAATGGTCGTGTTATTTTATGAAAAGCTTGTTGGACCAGTTCGGATGTTTTATTCGGCCCAGCACTATAACCAATTATTTCACGATTAAACAAGTCAATTAATAAACAAATATAATGTCATTTAGCGCCAACTTGAACATATGTTAAATCACTAACAATAACTTCATTAGGTTTTTTGTTGTTAAATTGACGATTTAAAATATTATTAATTTGGTCATTATTGACTGTTGTTTTATGATTATGATATTTTAATTTGGTGTATTTAGAAACAAAATTATTTTTGATCATAAAGAATCTGATTTTTCGCCGCGATAAGATGATATCTTTTCTGTTTAAAATAACTTTAATTTTGCGAGCCCCATAAATTTTGCGACTTTTATTAAAGGCACTTATAATTTCTTGTTCATAATTATTAACTTGCTTGTTAATACATTTATTAGTTTGATAATAATACGTTGATTTTGATAAACCCAAAATCTTACATATTTTTCTTACTGAATATTTTGTTTTGTTGTTATTAATTATTGTTATTTTTTGGCCATTATCAGTGCGGCTTGCTTTAAAATGTCATTTTCCATTTTCAAGTCTTTAAGTTATTTTCGTAAAGTTATTATTTCATTTTCTTCTAGTGTGCGATTGTCTTTTGCTTTAAATGAACCAGAATTATTATAATTTTTAACTCAACTATAAATAGTTGGTTTTGGTAAATTATATTCTTGCCCTAGATTAATAACACTTTTACCATTTTTATATAGCATGACAATTTGTTTTTTAAATTCTTCAGAGTATGAAGTTTTATTTCCCATTTTTATATTCCTTCTTTCTTAATAATTTTATCTAATTTTGAAGTCTATATAATTATGGTCCTAATAATTGTAGCTTATCCAAGTTAAATGAACATAATTTGGTTGCTCAACAATTATATTTAAAGCATGGGTTTAAGATTATTCGAGCAATTGCCCAATATTATGGTGCAGAAAATGGATACTTAATGGTTTATCATCACTAACTTTATTTAATTTTACGGTATAATATATAAGAAAAAATTAGGTGGTAAAGGAGAAAAAAATGGGAAGAGCATTTGAAGTCCGCAAACAATCAATGGCAGCAACAGCTGCTAAAAAAGCAATATTATATAATCGCGTTGCTAGGGAAATTTATTTAGCAGCACGCGAAGGAAGTGTTGATCCCAATGCTAATTTAGCATTACGTAATGCAATTGATAAAGCAAAAGCAAAACAAGTTCCACGTGTTGTTATTGAACGTGCGATTAAAAAAGAAAGTGGAAAAGATAATGAAAATTACCAAGCAATTAGTTATGAAGGGTATGTACCGGGGGGAAGTACAATTATTGTTGATACATTGACAAATAATGTTAACCGCGCGCTGTTGCAGAAGTACGCAATTGTTTTACTAAAACGGGTGGTAAACTAGGAGTTAATGGAGCTGTTGTGAATTTTTGATCATTTAGCAGTGTTTGCTTTTACAGGTAAAACGGGTTAAGAAGTATTAGAATTATTATTACTAGCAGATTGTGATATTAATGATGTTGTTGCTGAAGATGGACAAATTGTTGTTATGCGCCAGTAACAGAATTTAATAGTGTTAAAACTGCATTAGATCAAGCCTAGATTACAACATTTCAAATGACAGAAATTACAATGCTGCCCCATGACCGTATTGCTTTACAAGAAGATGGCGCTGAACAATTTGAAAAAATGTTAAATATGTTAGATAACATTGATGATGTGCAAGATGTTTATCAAAATGTTTTACTTGCTTAGTTCGGAGTGAAAAACAGGAAAACAACTTGGGAAATTAGAAACAATTGAAAAATTATCGTTAATAGTGCATAATAATAGTAAAGTAAAAAAAGGAGTTTAGATAATAATGTCAAATTTTTTGGGTGGTAGTATGACAATGAATGTGATTTTAGTCGTAATTGTAGTCGCAGTTATTATTTTTGCAATTGTTTCTTCAATTATGGGACGAAAAGCACAATGCATTGAACGAGAAAAACGAAAAAAAAAAGTTAAAGATAAAATTAAACAATATATTAAAGATAATGATAATCGTAAAAACTTAAGATTAGAATATGAAAAAGTTATTGCTCGTAAAGGAAAAGAATTTAAATATCGCGATATTTTTGATGTTATTGTTGATATTTATGAAGCAAAAACAAATGCTTTCTTAGAACAAAAAGCTTTTGAAATTGAAGGTATTTCAAAAAAAAATAGTAAAAAACAATATGAAACAACTTGAATTGTTAACCAAGAAATTGATTTAGAGGAAACAAAACACCGGATTGAAATTAGTGAAAAAAAAGTTAAGTTAACAAAAGAAGAAAAAAAAGCAGCAAAAATTGCGGCAAGAAAAGAATATGAAGCACATCGTGCTGAAATGCTTAAAAAGCGTGAAGAAGAACGGAAATTGCGTAAAGATGGACAACTTTCTGTTGAAGAACGCCCAAAACCAAAACCAGAGAAATTTGTCCCTAGAAAATAAGTCCTATCTTATTTTCTTTGTCTTTAAAAAGCAAATCCGAAATAACGAAAGTGAAGTGCAATAATGGATTTAGAAATCACTTTAAAAAAAGAAGATTTTAAACGATTTAAAAAATGTTTTAAAATTGCTTGAACATTGGCTTCACTAAGTAATTTAAAAACAGCGCAAGAATGAGTGACAGCTCAAAAAATTTCGGTCTTTTTTGATTTGCAAGATAATATTAACAGTAACAAAATTGATGAAGCCATTTTTATTGATGATGATGAAAATGACGAGGGAAAAGATTTATTTCAACCACATTTATATGATTTAGCGCTAGAAACTTATTGACCAGCAGATGAGGACACGGATAGTAATGATGTTCGAACTTTATCAGACGAGGTCCAAACAACGATGACAGATGTTCAAATTGATTTTTATCCTGGTGAAACAATTGCTGATGGGAATGAAGTTGGCCAACACGCGCGAGAATATTTTATGCGTGATCATAACTATTTTAATTTAGAACATTACAGCAAGAAAATTGCTTTTGCAAAGACAACTGAAGTGTTAGCAAATCCAAACTATGATGTTTATTTTGAACCATCTTTTGTTTATAACAATTGTATTACAAAGTGTGATATTTTAAAGAAACTTCCAGATGGTACTTATCATTTAATTGAGGTTAAAGCTTCAACTGGTCGGAAATATGATAAAGAAGCACAAATATATGTTGATAAGAATGTTAAGGATGAATATGGTTATGATGTTGCCTATCAGTATTATGTTTTAACTGGGGCAGGTTTAACAATTAGTCGGGTTTCATTAATGTTGTTAAATTCGGAGTATCAACGGGTTGGTGATATTGATGATGAGCAGTTGTTTATGTTTCAAGATTGTTATAAATTGCCAACCAAAACCTTACCTGCTATTAGTTTATTAGAATTTTGTCAGCAAATGATGACCGGACAATTTGCCAAACGCGTTGAAAAGAATCGCATCATTACTGATGATTTAGCTTTAATTAAACATTATTTTATGCAACCAGTTGAAACAATTTTTCCGTTATTTAGGAAGGAACAATGTTTCAATGGAAAAGGTGATCGTTATGGTTATTGCCAACATGTTACTAGTTATTTGCCACCGCATCATAGTGTCTTTAAGTTAACCCGTGGGATGGAAAAAAAGACATTATTAAAATATCAAGAACACATTGATTTGTTAAAAGATATTGTGTTACCATTTACCTTTAAACAATTAACGCGACAAAAAAAACAAATTTTATTTTCAGAAAAACAACAACGCCAAATTCTTGCTGTTCAAGATAATGCACCAGTTGTTGTTCCAAAGAAGGTTGCTATTATTAATCAAATTTTAGAACAGTATCAGTATCCAATATATATGTATGATTTTGAAACAATGAAAGCGGCAGTTCCTCGCTTTGAATATTCATATTCTTATCAACAAATTCCGTTTCAATATTCAGTCCATCTTATTAAAGATAATCACTTTGATTATCAAGATGAAACGACAATGGAACATTATGCCTTTTTAGCAGATGGTGAAGGTGAACCACGCTTAACACTAATTAAACATTTAGTTACTGATTTATTTAGGCATGGTGGAGGGGTTTATGTTGCTTATTATAAGAGTTTTGAATGTAATGTTTTAGCCGAATTAATTAGTTATTTAACAATCTTAATTAATCAAAGTCGCAATGAGGAACTTATTACAACTTATCAAGATTGACAAAAAAAATTAAGGATTATTCGAAATAAAACAATTGATTTAATGGATTTTTTTCAGGATTTTATGATTTATAAGAAAGAATTTTATGGTTCAGCTTCAATTAAAAAAACACAACCAGCATTTGATAATCAATTTACTTATCAAGCATTAAAGGTGCAAAAAGGTGATATGGCGAGTGAAATCTTTCGTCGCCGGGTGGAAAATAATATTCCAATGACCATTTGACAAAAATCATTTCGAGGAGAAATGTTAAAATATTGTAATCGGGATACATTAGCAATGGTTGTCATTTATCAACACATTGTTCGTTTAATGGGGCCTTTAACATCAATTAAAGGAGGGAAAAAAGATGCAAAAATATAGAGTAATTTTTATGGGAACGCCAATCTTTGCAACAGCTGTTTTAAAAGCTTTACAAAAGTTAGCGCCAGCAATTGAAATAATTGGAATTGTTACCCAACCTGATCGTAAAATTGGACGCCAGCAACTGGTTCAATTTTCCCCCGTCAAAGAATTTGCCTTAAAAAATCAGATTCCTGTTTTTCAACCAGAAAAAATTAATGATCTTTATACAGAATTAGGAACTTTACAGCCAGATGTTATTGTAACGTGTGCTTATGGGCAATTTATTCCAGAGCGAATTTTAAAATTAACACGCATTAATTGTATTAATGTTCATGCTTCGTTATTACCAAAATTACGTGGTGGCGCGCCCATTCATAAGGCTATTATTTATGGTGAACGAGAAACTGGGATTACACTAATGAAAATGATTAAAAAAATGGATGCAGGAGAAATGTATGTTCAAACAGCATTTCCAATTAGTCCCGCCGAAACAGCTTTATCTTTGCA
Proteins encoded:
- a CDS encoding NAD(P)/FAD-dependent oxidoreductase gives rise to the protein MKDILIIGAGPVGLYAWSCAGMLGLSGYIIEGNDTPGGQPWELYPEKPLYDMPGFGEIKTKTFIENLINQAKKNTEQITYIGKTNISNILEKTDGFTITLTTNQTFTVKTILITSGNGVFTPIRLEHIDPHQEYENLWYAVKNPALLANKKIVILGGGDSAVDWANYLIEDNISKDVTIIHRRTLYRAKENNVQKLQQNKVTELKPYHVKTVETIDNKITALTLGHETTHEPLTITADYFIVQYGTKVVPTMLQQLALTTTPMRKIIIDPTRQTSHPHIFAAGNSAYYEGKYYNMVTGFGEAINALYNITKIIHGQKYHPGYLSDIKK
- the tsaE gene encoding tRNA (adenosine(37)-N6)-threonylcarbamoyltransferase complex ATPase subunit type 1 TsaE produces the protein MKIIVKNEIATKLLAEKIALFLHPNLCLLLDGPLAAGKTTFTKYLLKALGVTTPVTSPTFLIMQQYTTNQQVIVNHMDCYRLLGLEQEEKWEMYFEHFSDSINIIEWPAVISNQLSSKYEVIKITIKIINEDERIFTIKTNNKHLQSALGKEG
- the tsaB gene encoding tRNA (adenosine(37)-N6)-threonylcarbamoyltransferase complex dimerization subunit type 1 TsaB, translating into MLNLFIDTSTDFLILILEQKQKIIGQVYQNHARRHTEATLPAIKQLLGQHQLKLKDINNFYLTTGPGSYTGVRIPMTIVKTVKVINPAINVYTINTLLYQAGLDNVVSMLDARSGKRYFAVISNDVEVIPRQVIDYETCIEITKQFPGYEFRYDLQEIDFVQNYFVLKKHFTLVEDIFALEPQYLKKDWS
- a CDS encoding GNAT family N-acetyltransferase, whose product is MVILKPVNNSDALLLFLLEQENYPHNYYKYRNLIQMINNTNYLVYKLIVKNNLYGYFILMYSGDDFQLIRLTVKKRYHHQGYGQQMLKYILTHFSYQQIFL
- a CDS encoding DUF2779 domain-containing protein, whose translation is MDLEITLKKEDFKRFKKCFKIAWTLASLSNLKTAQEWVTAQKISVFFDLQDNINSNKIDEAIFIDDDENDEGKDLFQPHLYDLALETYWPADEDTDSNDVRTLSDEVQTTMTDVQIDFYPGETIADGNEVGQHAREYFMRDHNYFNLEHYSKKIAFAKTTEVLANPNYDVYFEPSFVYNNCITKCDILKKLPDGTYHLIEVKASTGRKYDKEAQIYVDKNVKDEYGYDVAYQYYVLTGAGLTISRVSLMLLNSEYQRVGDIDDEQLFMFQDCYKLPTKTLPAISLLEFCQQMMTGQFAKRVEKNRIITDDLALIKHYFMQPVETIFPLFRKEQCFNGKGDRYGYCQHVTSYLPPHHSVFKLTRGMEKKTLLKYQEHIDLLKDIVLPFTFKQLTRQKKQILFSEKQQRQILAVQDNAPVVVPKKVAIINQILEQYQYPIYMYDFETMKAAVPRFEYSYSYQQIPFQYSVHLIKDNHFDYQDETTMEHYAFLADGEGEPRLTLIKHLVTDLFRHGGGVYVAYYKSFECNVLAELISYLTILINQSRNEELITTYQDWQKKLRIIRNKTIDLMDFFQDFMIYKKEFYGSASIKKTQPAFDNQFTYQALKVQKGDMASEIFRRRVENNIPMTIWQKSFRGEMLKYCNRDTLAMVVIYQHIVRLMGPLTSIKGGKKDAKI
- the fmt gene encoding methionyl-tRNA formyltransferase, which translates into the protein MQKYRVIFMGTPIFATAVLKALQKLAPAIEIIGIVTQPDRKIGRQQLVQFSPVKEFALKNQIPVFQPEKINDLYTELGTLQPDVIVTCAYGQFIPERILKLTRINCINVHASLLPKLRGGAPIHKAIIYGERETGITLMKMIKKMDAGEMYVQTAFPISPAETALSLHGRLMVLAGIMIEKHLLDIITGKIKGTPQDDSQATFSYNITRNEEKVNWFLPKQKIVDQIRGLYAWPIAYTTVNNIHYKLHQSMITLEPLAEKDADFVNGTIIDISKLGIKVKVEDGYLLITRLQREGKKVTDAKNYYHNASSEIMVGNIFI